The following proteins come from a genomic window of Micromonospora zamorensis:
- a CDS encoding SDR family NAD(P)-dependent oxidoreductase → MTPPVRPVAVVTGAAGGLGRAIATALHADGWSVLLTDLDPAAVAAAAAPLGGWSAALDVRDEDACAAVAATAAGRGELALWVNNAGILVTGPSWEHDGPTRQRVFDVNALGAMNGTLAALAVMRGQGHGHVLNVVSLAGLIAAPGETVYAASKHALLAFSLGTLSDLRMAGYRRVHVSCLCPDGIWTPMLHDRLDDPGAVASFTGSMLTAQQVAARAVRLARRPRPVVSLPRWRGAQVRLLDVLPGLAVALTPIVQAAGRAGQRRQHRRSTPPDRR, encoded by the coding sequence ATGACCCCGCCGGTACGTCCTGTGGCCGTGGTGACCGGCGCTGCCGGGGGCCTCGGCCGGGCCATCGCCACCGCGCTGCACGCCGACGGCTGGTCGGTGCTGCTCACCGACCTCGACCCGGCGGCGGTCGCCGCCGCCGCGGCACCCCTCGGCGGCTGGTCGGCGGCCCTGGACGTCCGGGACGAGGACGCCTGCGCCGCCGTCGCCGCGACCGCGGCGGGCCGGGGCGAGCTCGCCCTCTGGGTCAACAACGCCGGAATCCTGGTCACCGGGCCGTCGTGGGAGCACGACGGCCCGACCCGTCAGCGGGTGTTCGACGTCAACGCCCTCGGCGCCATGAACGGCACCCTCGCCGCGCTGGCCGTGATGCGCGGGCAAGGTCACGGCCACGTGCTCAACGTCGTCTCGCTGGCCGGGCTGATCGCCGCGCCCGGCGAGACGGTGTACGCGGCCAGCAAGCACGCCCTGCTGGCGTTCAGCCTCGGCACCCTGTCCGACCTGCGGATGGCCGGATACCGGCGGGTGCACGTCTCCTGCCTCTGCCCGGACGGCATCTGGACCCCGATGCTGCACGACCGGCTGGACGACCCGGGGGCGGTGGCCTCGTTCACCGGGTCGATGCTGACCGCGCAACAGGTGGCCGCCCGGGCGGTCCGGTTGGCCCGCCGACCCCGCCCGGTGGTCAGCCTGCCCCGCTGGCGGGGAGCGCAGGTCCGCCTGCTGGACGTCCTACCGGGGCTGGCCGTCGCACTGACCCCGATCGTCCAGGCCGCCGGCCGCGCAGGTCAGCGCCGCCAACACCGTCGGAGCACGCCGCCGGACCGGCGCTGA
- a CDS encoding PLP-dependent cysteine synthase family protein: protein MTHLDRCDDASRTWVTEAIAAVEADANRSADTHLLPFPLPRAWGVDLYLKDESSHPTGSLKHRLARSLFLYGLCNGWIGPQTTIVEASSGSTAVSEAYFARMLGLPFIAVMPASTSPEKIAQIEFQGGRCHLVDDPASVVVEARWLAEDSGGHFMDQFTYAERATDWRGNNNIAESIYAQLELERHPIPTWVVVGAGTGGTSATIGRYARYRRLATKLCVVDPENSAFYPAWLAADWSVRSGKGSRIEGIGRPAVEASFLPSVVDRMVQVPDAASLAAMRAGSAVLGRRVGGSTGTNLWGAFGLIAAMLAEGRTGSVVTLICDPGDRYADTYYADDWVAAQGLDLTPYLATIERFLTSGTWPA, encoded by the coding sequence GTGACTCATCTCGACCGCTGCGACGATGCCAGCCGGACCTGGGTGACGGAGGCGATCGCCGCCGTCGAGGCGGACGCGAACCGCTCGGCCGACACCCACCTGTTGCCGTTCCCGCTGCCCCGCGCCTGGGGGGTCGATCTCTACCTCAAGGACGAGTCGTCCCACCCCACCGGCTCGCTGAAGCACCGGTTGGCCCGCTCACTGTTCCTCTACGGCCTCTGCAACGGCTGGATCGGGCCGCAGACCACGATCGTCGAAGCGTCCTCGGGCTCCACGGCGGTCTCCGAGGCGTACTTCGCCCGGATGCTCGGGCTGCCGTTCATCGCGGTGATGCCGGCCTCCACCTCGCCCGAGAAGATCGCGCAGATCGAGTTCCAGGGCGGCCGGTGCCATCTGGTGGACGACCCCGCGAGCGTGGTGGTCGAGGCTCGGTGGCTGGCCGAGGACTCCGGCGGGCACTTCATGGACCAGTTCACCTACGCCGAGCGGGCGACCGACTGGCGGGGAAACAACAACATCGCTGAGTCGATCTACGCCCAGTTGGAGTTGGAGCGGCACCCGATCCCCACCTGGGTCGTGGTGGGCGCCGGCACCGGGGGCACCAGCGCGACCATCGGCCGGTACGCCCGGTACCGACGGCTCGCCACCAAGCTCTGCGTGGTCGACCCGGAGAACTCGGCGTTCTACCCGGCCTGGCTGGCCGCCGACTGGTCGGTGCGCAGCGGGAAGGGCTCCCGGATCGAGGGGATCGGCCGTCCCGCCGTGGAGGCGTCGTTCCTGCCCTCGGTGGTGGACCGGATGGTCCAGGTGCCGGACGCGGCGTCACTGGCAGCCATGCGTGCCGGCTCGGCGGTGCTCGGCCGCCGGGTGGGCGGCTCCACCGGCACCAACCTGTGGGGTGCCTTCGGCCTGATCGCCGCGATGCTCGCCGAGGGCCGGACCGGCTCGGTGGTCACCCTGATCTGCGACCCGGGCGACCGCTACGCCGACACGTACTACGCCGACGACTGGGTGGCCGCCCAGGGCCTCGACCTGACGCCGTATTTGGCCACGATCGAACGCTTCCTGACCAGCGGCACCTGGCCCGCCTGA
- a CDS encoding Lrp/AsnC family transcriptional regulator, translating into MDAIDLNLVDLLRGNARLSYAELARQVGLSAPAVHERVGKLESSGVVRGYRADVAPESIGLGVTALIGIVEDSGADSDDMLESLRVLPEIESCYFMAGVESFLLKARVGTIAELEQLIVRLNRTPGVASTRTAIALSTKWENRPQPVGPPTA; encoded by the coding sequence GTGGACGCCATCGACCTGAACCTCGTCGACCTGCTTCGCGGCAACGCTCGCCTCTCGTACGCCGAGTTGGCCCGACAGGTGGGCCTCTCGGCCCCGGCCGTGCACGAACGGGTCGGCAAGCTGGAGAGCAGCGGCGTGGTACGGGGCTACCGAGCGGACGTGGCCCCGGAGTCGATCGGGCTGGGCGTCACCGCGCTGATCGGCATCGTCGAGGACTCCGGCGCCGACAGCGACGACATGCTCGAGTCGCTGCGGGTGCTGCCCGAGATCGAGTCCTGCTACTTCATGGCCGGCGTGGAGTCCTTCCTGCTCAAGGCGCGGGTCGGCACGATCGCCGAGTTGGAGCAGTTGATCGTGCGGCTGAACCGCACCCCCGGGGTCGCCTCCACCCGCACCGCCATCGCCCTCTCCACGAAGTGGGAGAACCGCCCGCAGCCGGTCGGCCCGCCCACGGCCTGA
- a CDS encoding terpene synthase family protein, translated as MTVAAARALRAECPLPSRCSPHAEATQEWLAGWVRRFDLPLDDDELRRLDAGRIAWYAGRLYPDASAADLRTVAALWTWFFLLDDACDGPHGASGADVAALRDGVLHVLRHGPGAHTAGFRGPLRQMLADAWQAPRARMPPPWQQRFADAVAHHLAGDRTEAENKTRGHVPAVSEYVALRRATSAAYVSYTMIEFVTGHALPDPVYHHPALRALAATGNDLLSWFNDLVSLEKDRVTSGGHNLVLAIAREQRLPDERAVEAAVARWRTTMGRFMELRATIPSFGPELDRAVAAHVEGVARSVRGTIDWSMESARYSASRS; from the coding sequence ATGACGGTGGCGGCAGCCCGCGCACTACGTGCCGAGTGTCCCCTTCCCTCGCGGTGCTCGCCGCATGCCGAGGCGACCCAGGAGTGGCTGGCGGGCTGGGTGCGCCGCTTCGACCTGCCGCTGGACGACGACGAGCTGCGCCGGCTGGATGCCGGTCGCATCGCCTGGTACGCGGGTCGGCTCTACCCTGACGCCAGCGCCGCCGACCTGCGTACGGTCGCCGCCCTCTGGACCTGGTTCTTCCTGCTCGACGACGCCTGCGACGGGCCGCACGGTGCGAGCGGCGCGGACGTCGCTGCCTTGCGGGACGGCGTGCTCCACGTGCTGCGCCACGGCCCCGGCGCCCACACGGCAGGGTTCCGGGGACCGCTGCGCCAGATGCTCGCGGACGCGTGGCAAGCGCCGCGTGCCCGGATGCCCCCGCCCTGGCAGCAGCGCTTCGCCGACGCGGTCGCCCACCACCTGGCAGGCGACCGGACGGAGGCGGAGAACAAGACCAGGGGCCACGTCCCCGCCGTCTCCGAATACGTTGCGCTGCGCCGGGCGACCTCGGCGGCGTACGTGTCGTACACCATGATCGAGTTCGTCACCGGTCACGCGCTGCCAGACCCCGTCTACCACCACCCGGCGCTGCGGGCGCTCGCGGCAACCGGCAACGACCTGCTCTCCTGGTTCAACGACCTGGTGTCGTTGGAGAAGGACAGGGTCACCTCGGGCGGGCACAACCTGGTGCTGGCCATCGCACGGGAGCAGCGCCTGCCGGACGAGCGGGCCGTGGAAGCGGCGGTGGCCCGCTGGCGCACGACGATGGGCCGATTCATGGAGCTGCGGGCCACGATCCCGTCCTTCGGCCCGGAGCTGGACCGGGCGGTGGCCGCGCACGTCGAGGGAGTCGCCCGCTCGGTGCGGGGGACGATCGACTGGTCGATGGAGAGCGCCCGGTATTCGGCATCCCGGAGCTGA
- a CDS encoding DUF1648 domain-containing protein — protein MTTGTEPARAQRRRMRRVGLTVTICGLVILAVAAAVALAWRGDLPDPVATHWGARGTPDGFMSLGAFLWVGFGLGALLVLAFGAVTTLWGQSAASRRIGAGTTIWLALFLALLQIGTLHVQLGLADARGADDIGAALILATVGSLLPAVLVGVLLPGDPPQPADAPVPPEASRVPLAASERAVWIGHTGAGPGIALGAAAIVVLVTLAVISGVWGLLIVAALLVGVFVAMFAFTVRIDETGLLVRSSAGWPRTHVPLDEVLRASVVQVNPLREFGGWGWRVGRGGRVGIVLRAGEGLLVERTGGRSTVVTVAGAGTAAGLLNTLADRHRPTL, from the coding sequence ATGACCACCGGCACCGAGCCTGCCCGTGCCCAGCGCCGGCGCATGCGCCGCGTCGGCCTGACGGTCACCATCTGCGGGCTCGTGATCCTGGCCGTGGCCGCCGCCGTCGCCCTCGCCTGGCGTGGCGACCTGCCCGATCCGGTTGCGACGCACTGGGGAGCCCGGGGCACGCCTGACGGCTTCATGTCCCTCGGTGCGTTCCTCTGGGTCGGCTTCGGCCTGGGCGCCCTCCTGGTGCTCGCCTTCGGCGCGGTCACGACGCTGTGGGGGCAGTCGGCGGCGAGCCGCCGCATCGGCGCGGGGACCACCATCTGGCTGGCGCTCTTCCTGGCCCTCCTCCAGATCGGCACACTGCACGTCCAGCTTGGGCTGGCTGACGCGCGCGGCGCCGACGACATCGGCGCTGCGCTCATCCTGGCGACCGTTGGCTCGCTCCTGCCGGCCGTGCTCGTCGGCGTGCTCCTGCCCGGTGACCCGCCCCAGCCAGCCGACGCCCCCGTTCCGCCCGAGGCGTCCCGCGTCCCTTTGGCGGCGAGCGAACGGGCGGTCTGGATCGGGCACACCGGTGCCGGGCCGGGGATCGCCCTGGGCGCCGCGGCGATTGTCGTCCTGGTCACGCTCGCCGTCATCAGCGGCGTGTGGGGCCTGCTGATCGTCGCGGCCCTGCTGGTCGGGGTGTTCGTGGCGATGTTCGCCTTCACCGTCCGGATCGACGAGACCGGCCTGCTGGTCCGGTCGTCGGCCGGCTGGCCGCGCACCCACGTCCCCCTCGACGAGGTGCTTCGCGCCAGCGTTGTCCAGGTCAACCCGCTGCGCGAGTTTGGCGGCTGGGGCTGGCGGGTGGGCCGTGGCGGCCGGGTCGGCATCGTTCTGCGTGCGGGTGAGGGCCTGCTGGTCGAGCGGACCGGCGGGCGCTCGACCGTCGTCACGGTTGCCGGCGCTGGCACTGCCGCCGGGCTGCTCAACACGCTCGCCGACCGTCATCGGCCGACCCTCTGA
- a CDS encoding UbiX family flavin prenyltransferase, with the protein MREPWVVGVSGASGTPYAAAVIGGLLDAGEPVDLIVSRAARLTVLDETGRSFRDGHWAEDLSAWLDRDLTGADVRHWPAGDLAAGPSSGSYRVRGMAVVPASTAACAGIAIGLSKDLLQRAAEVNLKERRPVVVVPRETPVTRSHLEHLIALHDAGAVVLPASPGFYGAGAAATAQQLVDFVAGKVLDALGVPHTLFRRWSGQLGATRT; encoded by the coding sequence ATGCGCGAACCCTGGGTGGTCGGAGTCTCCGGCGCTTCCGGTACGCCGTACGCGGCGGCCGTCATCGGCGGACTTCTCGACGCGGGCGAGCCCGTGGACCTGATCGTGTCCCGCGCGGCACGACTCACCGTGCTCGACGAGACCGGCCGATCGTTCCGCGACGGGCACTGGGCCGAGGACCTCTCCGCCTGGCTCGACCGGGACCTGACCGGGGCGGATGTGCGGCACTGGCCGGCCGGCGACCTGGCCGCCGGGCCGAGCAGCGGCTCATACCGGGTACGCGGGATGGCCGTGGTCCCGGCCAGCACGGCAGCCTGCGCCGGGATCGCGATCGGGCTCTCCAAGGACCTGTTGCAGCGTGCCGCCGAGGTCAACCTCAAGGAACGCCGCCCGGTGGTGGTGGTCCCCCGGGAGACACCGGTGACCCGCAGCCATCTGGAGCACCTGATCGCGCTGCACGACGCGGGCGCGGTGGTGCTGCCGGCCAGCCCTGGCTTCTACGGGGCTGGCGCGGCCGCCACCGCCCAGCAGTTGGTCGACTTCGTGGCCGGCAAGGTGCTCGACGCGCTCGGCGTCCCACACACCCTGTTCCGTCGGTGGTCCGGGCAGCTCGGCGCGACCCGGACCTGA
- a CDS encoding DEAD/DEAH box helicase, whose protein sequence is MTTSADPSTVTSVFHSTPATDTASEPLDAALSEAGTAAATAAQPAESAPVESAAPVDFASLGLPEPLVRALAQQGITSPFEIQRATVPDALAGRDVLGRGQTGSGKTLAFGLPLIARLATRNRARPMRPRALILVPTRELAMQVNDALLPLGKAVGIFLKTAVGGVPYDRQIDALRRGVEIIVATPGRLGDLIERGICQLDDVEVTVLDEADQMADMGFLPEVTQLLAKTPANGQRLLFSATLDGDVDALVRRFMTDPVTHSTAPSTASVSTMDHHMLLIPPHEKFPVAASIAARDGRTMVFARTQLGVDRLVEQLAAVGVRAGGLHGGKTQRMRTKTLAEFREGRMNVLVATDVAARGIHVDGVTLVLHVDPPKDPKDYLHRAGRTARAGESGAVATLVLPKQRRTTLAMMEKAGVAPAETRVRVGDQALAELVGAREPSGVPVRLEAEPRGYGDRSGGSRRFDDRSGGPRRFGDRTGGERRYGDRPQGDRPTGERRFGDRPQGDRQYGDRPTGERRYSDRPQGDRQHSDRPQGERRYGDRPTGDRGFGDRPTGERRYADRDTRGYGDRPQGERRFGDRPQFGDRDGRGDRPTGDRRFGDRDTRGGFRPESRVRDDRPRDDRPREDRPRDDRRGFGGRPPARTH, encoded by the coding sequence TTGACCACCTCTGCTGACCCCAGCACCGTTACGTCCGTTTTCCACTCAACCCCGGCGACCGACACCGCCTCGGAGCCGCTCGACGCCGCTCTGAGCGAGGCCGGCACCGCGGCGGCGACCGCCGCACAGCCGGCCGAGTCCGCGCCGGTCGAGTCCGCCGCACCGGTCGACTTCGCCTCCCTCGGCCTGCCCGAGCCGCTGGTCCGCGCGCTGGCACAGCAGGGCATCACCAGCCCGTTCGAGATCCAGCGGGCCACCGTGCCGGACGCGCTCGCCGGCCGTGACGTGCTGGGCCGTGGGCAGACCGGTTCGGGCAAGACGCTCGCCTTCGGTCTGCCGCTGATCGCCCGGCTGGCCACCCGCAACCGGGCCCGGCCGATGCGCCCCCGCGCGCTCATCCTGGTTCCGACCCGGGAGTTGGCCATGCAGGTCAACGACGCTCTGTTGCCGCTGGGCAAGGCCGTCGGCATCTTCCTCAAGACCGCTGTCGGCGGTGTTCCGTACGACCGTCAGATCGACGCGCTGCGGCGCGGCGTGGAGATCATCGTGGCCACGCCCGGCCGGCTCGGCGACCTGATCGAGCGGGGCATCTGCCAGCTCGACGACGTCGAGGTCACGGTGCTCGACGAGGCCGACCAGATGGCCGACATGGGCTTCCTGCCCGAGGTGACCCAGCTGCTGGCGAAGACGCCCGCGAACGGTCAACGGCTACTCTTCTCGGCGACCCTGGACGGCGACGTCGACGCGTTGGTCCGGCGGTTCATGACCGACCCGGTGACCCACTCCACCGCGCCGTCGACCGCCTCGGTGTCCACCATGGACCACCACATGCTGTTGATCCCGCCGCACGAGAAGTTCCCGGTGGCGGCCTCGATCGCCGCTCGGGACGGTCGGACCATGGTCTTCGCCCGCACCCAGCTCGGCGTGGACCGGCTGGTCGAGCAGCTCGCGGCGGTGGGCGTACGCGCCGGTGGGCTGCACGGCGGCAAGACCCAGCGGATGCGCACCAAGACGCTGGCCGAGTTCCGTGAGGGCCGCATGAACGTGCTGGTCGCCACGGACGTGGCGGCTCGGGGCATCCACGTCGACGGTGTCACCCTGGTGCTGCACGTCGACCCGCCGAAGGACCCCAAGGACTACCTGCACCGCGCAGGGCGCACCGCGCGGGCCGGCGAGTCCGGCGCGGTCGCCACGTTGGTGCTGCCCAAGCAGCGCCGCACCACCCTGGCGATGATGGAGAAGGCCGGCGTCGCGCCGGCCGAGACCCGGGTCCGGGTCGGCGACCAGGCGTTGGCCGAGCTGGTCGGCGCACGGGAGCCCAGCGGCGTCCCGGTTCGCCTCGAGGCGGAGCCCCGGGGCTACGGCGATCGCTCCGGCGGCTCGCGTCGGTTCGACGACCGTTCCGGCGGTCCGCGTCGGTTCGGTGACCGCACGGGCGGCGAGCGCCGCTACGGCGACCGGCCCCAGGGCGACCGCCCGACCGGTGAGCGTCGCTTCGGCGACCGGCCGCAGGGTGACCGCCAGTACGGCGACCGCCCGACTGGCGAGCGTCGCTACAGCGACCGGCCGCAGGGTGACCGCCAGCACAGCGACCGCCCCCAGGGCGAGCGACGTTACGGCGACCGGCCCACCGGCGATCGGGGCTTCGGCGACCGGCCGACCGGCGAGCGGCGTTACGCCGACCGGGACACCCGGGGTTACGGCGACCGGCCGCAGGGTGAGCGCCGGTTCGGTGACCGCCCGCAGTTCGGCGACCGGGACGGCCGGGGCGACCGGCCGACCGGTGACCGGCGCTTCGGCGACCGCGACACTCGGGGTGGTTTTCGCCCGGAGAGCCGTGTGCGGGACGACCGTCCCCGCGACGACCGGCCCCGTGAGGACCGTCCGCGTGACGACCGGCGTGGGTTCGGCGGGCGACCGCCAGCGCGTACCCACTGA
- a CDS encoding putative glycolipid-binding domain-containing protein produces MPKTIFWSRTDTAGSEQVLLDDGHGLTARGTLLAVDPIPWTARYQLTTAPDWTTTRVEVEAEGLGWLRRVKLERATDRWRVTTAEQGDLDAALVAAGHPRAGLPGTDDPDRLADALDVDLSGSPLFNSLPVHRLGLAAEPADLAHRITVAWVLLPGLEVVAAEQIYSGLGPGRVRFASGTFTADIDLDDSGFVVRYPGLAERIDPR; encoded by the coding sequence ATGCCGAAGACGATCTTCTGGTCCCGGACGGACACCGCCGGCAGCGAGCAGGTGCTGCTCGACGACGGTCACGGGTTGACGGCTCGGGGCACCCTGCTCGCCGTGGACCCGATCCCCTGGACCGCCCGTTACCAGCTGACCACCGCGCCGGACTGGACCACCACCCGGGTCGAGGTCGAGGCCGAAGGGCTGGGCTGGCTGCGCAGGGTGAAGCTGGAGCGAGCCACGGACCGGTGGCGGGTGACCACCGCCGAGCAGGGCGACCTGGACGCGGCACTGGTCGCGGCCGGTCACCCCCGGGCCGGCCTGCCGGGCACCGACGACCCGGACCGGCTGGCCGACGCGCTCGACGTCGACCTGAGCGGCTCACCGCTGTTCAACTCCCTGCCGGTCCACCGGCTGGGGTTGGCAGCCGAGCCGGCCGACCTGGCACACCGGATCACCGTCGCCTGGGTGCTGCTGCCCGGTCTGGAGGTGGTGGCGGCGGAGCAGATTTACAGCGGGCTCGGGCCGGGCCGGGTGCGCTTCGCCAGCGGCACCTTCACCGCCGACATCGATCTGGACGACAGCGGCTTCGTGGTGCGCTACCCCGGGCTTGCCGAGCGAATCGACCCGCGCTGA
- the mqnP gene encoding menaquinone biosynthesis prenyltransferase MqnP, producing MAVLDAPAEKPGRVKSFLKLVAIEHSVFALPFAYLSALSAMQVNGGRVRWWDLLLITVAMVGARTFAMAANRILDRRIDARNPRTAGRELVTGAVSVRTAWTGAAVALVVFLAAAALLNPLCLVLAPLAVVPLVVYPYAKRFTNWPHAILGIAQAVGPVGAWLAVTGTLDGSWPAWLLGVGVGLWIGGFDLIYACQDSEIDQEIGVRSVPARYGRRFALHASTVAHVVTFGLFVWFGALIGFGWLWWIGLVLTAVAFGYQHLVVTPTDLSKVNRAFFTANGFVGIALFVFALLDLVVRLGLRG from the coding sequence ATGGCCGTCCTCGACGCACCGGCCGAGAAGCCGGGCCGGGTCAAGTCCTTCCTCAAGCTCGTCGCGATCGAGCACTCGGTGTTCGCGCTGCCCTTCGCGTACCTGTCGGCGTTGAGCGCCATGCAGGTCAACGGCGGACGGGTGCGCTGGTGGGACCTGCTGCTGATCACCGTGGCGATGGTCGGGGCGCGGACGTTCGCCATGGCCGCCAACCGGATCCTCGACCGGCGGATCGACGCGCGGAACCCGCGTACCGCCGGCCGGGAACTGGTCACCGGGGCCGTGAGCGTGCGGACGGCCTGGACCGGCGCGGCCGTCGCGCTGGTGGTCTTCCTCGCCGCCGCAGCCCTGCTCAACCCGCTCTGCCTGGTGCTCGCGCCGCTGGCCGTGGTGCCGCTGGTCGTCTATCCCTACGCCAAGCGGTTCACCAACTGGCCGCACGCCATCCTCGGGATCGCCCAGGCGGTCGGCCCAGTCGGCGCCTGGCTGGCCGTCACCGGCACCCTGGACGGCTCCTGGCCGGCCTGGCTGCTCGGCGTGGGGGTCGGGCTGTGGATCGGCGGCTTCGACCTGATCTACGCCTGCCAGGACTCCGAGATCGACCAGGAGATCGGCGTGCGCAGCGTGCCGGCCCGTTACGGTCGGCGCTTCGCCCTGCACGCCTCCACTGTCGCGCACGTGGTGACCTTCGGGCTGTTCGTCTGGTTCGGCGCGCTGATCGGCTTCGGCTGGCTCTGGTGGATCGGGCTGGTGCTGACCGCTGTGGCGTTCGGCTACCAGCACCTGGTGGTCACGCCGACCGACCTGAGCAAGGTCAATCGGGCGTTCTTCACCGCCAACGGGTTCGTCGGCATCGCGCTGTTCGTGTTCGCCCTGCTCGATCTTGTGGTGCGGCTCGGCCTGCGCGGCTAG
- a CDS encoding BldC family transcriptional regulator: MDTGDRLLTPGEVAALFRVDPKTVTRWAAAGRIGSIRTPGGHRRFRESEVRALLEGEGMLDEVDEVGKPRNVGPAASTGPGPANAGMY, from the coding sequence GTGGACACTGGAGATCGCCTGCTGACACCGGGTGAGGTCGCCGCGCTGTTTCGGGTAGACCCGAAAACTGTGACTAGATGGGCGGCGGCCGGCCGGATAGGAAGCATCCGGACTCCAGGCGGGCATCGCCGGTTTCGGGAATCCGAGGTGCGAGCCCTGCTTGAGGGGGAGGGCATGCTGGACGAGGTGGATGAGGTCGGAAAGCCACGCAATGTGGGGCCGGCCGCATCCACGGGGCCGGGTCCGGCCAACGCTGGCATGTACTGA
- a CDS encoding GntR family transcriptional regulator, translating into MLFRIDPSLDETLFAQLVTQVRLAVAQGALQPGERLPAARELAASLDLNVHTVLRAYQLLRDDGLIELRRGRGAIVTARPAADHAKLLAAIDEVVREARALRFSPEATATLLKEAFS; encoded by the coding sequence ATGCTCTTCCGCATCGACCCGTCGTTGGATGAGACGCTCTTTGCCCAGCTCGTCACGCAGGTCCGCCTCGCAGTGGCCCAGGGTGCGCTCCAGCCCGGCGAACGGCTGCCCGCCGCCCGCGAGCTCGCCGCTTCGCTCGACCTCAATGTGCATACCGTGCTCCGGGCCTACCAGCTGCTCCGAGACGACGGGCTGATCGAGCTACGACGAGGTCGCGGCGCCATCGTCACCGCCCGACCCGCAGCCGACCACGCAAAGCTGCTGGCCGCCATCGACGAGGTGGTGCGCGAGGCGCGTGCCCTGCGTTTCTCCCCGGAAGCCACCGCCACACTCCTCAAGGAGGCGTTCTCATGA